The Nitrospirota bacterium genome contains a region encoding:
- a CDS encoding DUF2141 domain-containing protein: MAFGKATLFGLVLAVLLSFPSGARSEITASEAACNGASSAIDVRVHGLRSDRGYVMFVLYGDKPKDFLVKGKKIFKQRFAANQETVEFCVSLSKPGIYAATAYHDENGNGKFDKNRVGLPVEGFGVSNNPTTFLTPPSHDQAAFTVAHGPTRVDIEIKY, encoded by the coding sequence ATGGCCTTCGGAAAAGCCACCCTGTTCGGCCTCGTCCTGGCCGTTCTGCTCTCGTTCCCCTCGGGAGCGCGCTCCGAGATCACGGCGAGCGAGGCGGCCTGCAACGGAGCCTCTTCCGCTATCGACGTACGCGTCCACGGCCTTCGTAGCGACCGGGGCTACGTGATGTTCGTCCTGTACGGGGACAAGCCCAAGGACTTTCTCGTCAAGGGAAAGAAAATATTCAAGCAACGCTTCGCTGCGAACCAGGAAACCGTGGAGTTCTGCGTGAGCCTCTCTAAGCCCGGCATCTACGCCGCCACGGCCTACCACGATGAAAATGGCAACGGGAAATTCGACAAAAACCGGGTCGGCCTTCCCGTCGAAGGCTTCGGCGTGTCGAACAACCCTACAACATTTCTTACCCCACCCAGCCACGATCAAGCGGCATTCACAGTCGCGCATGGCCCCACGAGGGTGGATATCGAAATTAAGTATTAG
- a CDS encoding sxtJ, whose protein sequence is MEQAATRKELRQFGLLVGTIFTVIGLWPLVFRGEPLRLWAIALGGLLIACGGVLPSVLAPVHKGWMWAGHILGWINTRILLGIVFYGLVTPIGIVLRLMGKDTMRQGFAESSTTYRVVRSPRPHSHMKHQF, encoded by the coding sequence ATGGAGCAAGCAGCCACACGCAAAGAGCTACGGCAATTTGGATTGTTGGTCGGAACAATCTTTACCGTGATCGGCCTGTGGCCGCTCGTCTTTCGCGGAGAGCCGTTGCGCCTGTGGGCAATCGCACTTGGAGGCCTGCTCATCGCGTGCGGGGGAGTGCTTCCGTCTGTATTAGCACCCGTGCATAAAGGGTGGATGTGGGCCGGGCATATTCTGGGGTGGATCAATACCAGGATTTTGCTCGGCATCGTGTTTTATGGTCTGGTGACTCCAATCGGTATTGTATTACGTCTGATGGGGAAGGATACGATGAGGCAGGGGTTTGCCGAGTCAAGTACGACCTACCGAGTGGTCCGATCTCCGAGGCCCCATTCCCATATGAAACACCAGTTTTAA